Proteins from a genomic interval of Shewanella seohaensis:
- a CDS encoding 5'-methylthioadenosine/adenosylhomocysteine nucleosidase — MKIGIIGAMEPEVAHLIAAMTNASSQTIAGIEFIAGTLAGKDVVVTRSGIGKVAASIATTLLIEKYAPDAVINTGSAGGFVDSLSIGDIVISSEVRHHDVDVTAFGYEIGQMAQQPAAFIPAPYLVEAANKAIAQLGEVKAIEGLICTGDSFICDPVRTKTMLEHFPTMAACEMEGAAIAQVCHQFGVPFVVIRSLSDNANNDSPVDFDSYIVKAGYHSALMVMLLLEQLDPNSVK; from the coding sequence ATGAAAATTGGTATTATTGGCGCAATGGAGCCAGAAGTTGCCCATCTTATTGCGGCTATGACAAACGCCTCATCGCAAACGATTGCGGGTATTGAATTTATCGCTGGCACCTTAGCAGGCAAAGACGTTGTAGTGACACGCTCTGGTATTGGTAAAGTCGCCGCCAGTATTGCCACCACGCTGCTGATTGAGAAATACGCCCCCGATGCGGTAATCAACACAGGTTCTGCGGGTGGTTTTGTCGATTCACTGTCGATTGGCGATATCGTGATTTCATCCGAAGTGCGCCACCACGATGTGGATGTCACCGCATTTGGTTACGAAATTGGCCAAATGGCGCAGCAACCTGCAGCCTTTATTCCGGCGCCATACTTAGTCGAAGCGGCCAATAAGGCCATCGCACAATTAGGCGAAGTGAAAGCGATTGAAGGCTTAATCTGTACTGGCGATAGCTTTATTTGCGACCCAGTACGTACCAAGACCATGTTAGAGCACTTCCCAACCATGGCGGCCTGTGAGATGGAAGGCGCAGCAATTGCCCAAGTGTGTCATCAGTTTGGCGTGCCATTCGTGGTGATCCGCTCGCTCTCTGACAACGCCAACAACGACTCACCGGTCGATTTTGATTCTTACATTGTGAAGGCAGGTTACCATTCGGCACTAATGGTGATGTTGCTGCTTGAGCAATTAGATCCAAACTCAGTAAAGTAA
- the gltB gene encoding glutamate synthase large subunit — MSLYHPSFERDNCGFGLIAQMDGEASHRIVRTAIHGLDRMKHRGGIASDGRTGDGCGLLMQLPLQFFEAIAAENDWHLSRKFAVGMLFLSQDEELADQAKFILERELERETLSIAGWRKVPVNPEVLGEIGKSSLPQIYQVLINAPIGWREKDLERRLYMARRRLEQQITDDKDFYVASLSGQVIVYKGLMMPADLPAFYPDLADIRLKSSICLFHQRFSTNTSPKWPLAQPFRYLAHNGEINTITGNRQWARARAYKFNSPLLPDLQQAAPFVNETGSDSSSLDNMLEMLLSGGMDLYRAMRLLIPPAWQSNPEMDDELKAFYDFNSMHMEPWDGPAGIVMTNGRHAACAVDRNGLRPSRYVITKDRILTLASEVGIWDYAADEVIEKGRVGPGELLVLDTLNGRLYQSFEIDNDLKRRHPYKEWMAKNSRTLVPAEQLATEQHGASELSPEQLLQYQKQFGYSREELEQVIWVLAKQGEEATGSMGDDTPMAVLSKKSRSLYDYFRQKFAQVTNPPIDPLREKHVMSLATCIGREQNLFNETTGHAYRVMFNSPILLFSDFNQLLGLDSTYYRANIVDLNYDPKESLEHAIRRITSEAERLARSGTTLLILSDRAIDKSAQVIPAAMAVGAVQQMLVSKSLRCDTNIIVETASARDPHHFAVLLGFGATAIYPYLVYESISDLAKRHQLTDTTALMLNFRYGIEKGLRKIMSKMGISTVGSYRCSQQFEAIGIASDVIELCFKGVVSRIEGASFEDIAQDQALLHKAAYRAHVPLPQGGLLKYVDGGEYHCFNPDVVNTLQASLIDKNFATYKKFAELVDNRPVATLRDLIGIKADQAAIELDKVEAASNLFPRFDSAAMSIGALSPEAHEALAIAMNRLGGRSNSGEGGEDARRFNTERNSAIKQIASARFGVTAHYLVNADVLQIKVAQGAKPGEGGQLPGHKVSVEIAGLRHARPGVTLISPPPHHDIYSIEDLAQLIFDLKQINTKALISVKLVSEPGVGTIATGVAKAYADMITISGYDGGTGASPITSVKYAGSPWELGLAEVHQSLVENGLRHKIRLQVDGGLKTGTDVIKAALLGAESFGFGTVPMIALGCKYLRICHLNNCATGVATQDKKLRDNHYHGLPERVMTYFEFVAEEVREWMATLGVSKFEDLVGRSEWLHTLEGQTDKQRGLDLAPILYQPKVRASTSRTWQETNPPADLGLLNQHLLNECQSAVDKGECFDAAYSINNTDRSVGARLSGYIATTLGVKGTKAPIKLSFNGSAGQSFGVWNSPGLELKLCGDANDYVGKGMSGGKIVIYPPLGSPFQSERSAIVGNTCLYGATGGRFFAAGQAGERFAVRNSGAIAVVEGLGDNGCEYMTSGIVVVLGKTGVNFGAGMTGGFAYVFDQFGRFNRRVNNELVDTQKLESPIHQQHLKGLIEEHVAETGSEHAKMILSDFANWLDCFVLVKPKNIAVADLLKLEQSSPELAVKAG, encoded by the coding sequence ATGAGCTTATATCATCCCAGTTTTGAGCGGGACAATTGTGGTTTTGGCTTGATTGCACAAATGGATGGCGAAGCCAGCCATCGTATCGTGCGCACCGCCATCCATGGCCTCGATCGCATGAAACACCGTGGCGGTATCGCCTCTGACGGTCGAACTGGGGACGGCTGTGGTTTATTAATGCAGCTACCATTGCAATTCTTTGAAGCCATTGCCGCGGAAAATGACTGGCACCTGAGCCGTAAGTTCGCCGTGGGCATGTTGTTTTTAAGCCAAGATGAAGAACTGGCCGACCAAGCCAAGTTTATTCTCGAACGCGAACTCGAGCGTGAAACCTTAAGCATTGCCGGCTGGCGTAAAGTCCCCGTCAATCCTGAGGTATTGGGTGAGATAGGTAAATCAAGCCTGCCGCAAATCTATCAAGTACTGATCAACGCCCCTATTGGCTGGCGTGAGAAAGATCTTGAGCGTCGCCTCTACATGGCTCGCCGCCGTTTAGAGCAACAAATTACTGACGATAAAGACTTTTATGTCGCGAGTCTTTCAGGCCAAGTCATCGTCTACAAAGGCTTGATGATGCCTGCCGACTTGCCCGCATTCTATCCCGACCTTGCCGACATCCGTTTGAAGAGCTCTATTTGTTTATTCCATCAACGCTTTTCAACTAATACTTCACCTAAATGGCCACTCGCTCAGCCCTTTAGATATCTTGCCCATAACGGCGAGATCAACACTATTACCGGTAACCGCCAATGGGCGCGTGCCCGTGCCTACAAGTTTAATTCACCACTATTGCCCGACTTACAACAGGCAGCACCTTTTGTGAATGAAACGGGCTCCGATTCATCCTCCCTCGACAATATGCTCGAGATGTTGCTCTCGGGCGGTATGGATCTGTACCGCGCCATGCGTTTGCTTATTCCGCCTGCATGGCAGAGTAACCCAGAGATGGATGATGAGTTAAAGGCCTTCTACGACTTCAACTCCATGCATATGGAGCCTTGGGATGGTCCAGCGGGGATCGTGATGACCAATGGTCGTCACGCCGCTTGCGCGGTGGACCGTAATGGCCTGCGTCCGTCACGCTATGTGATCACCAAAGATCGTATCCTCACCCTCGCCTCCGAAGTGGGCATTTGGGACTACGCCGCCGATGAAGTGATTGAAAAAGGCCGCGTCGGCCCTGGTGAGCTGTTAGTGTTAGATACACTCAATGGTCGTCTGTACCAGTCATTCGAAATCGATAACGATCTTAAACGCCGCCACCCCTATAAAGAGTGGATGGCCAAGAACAGTCGTACTCTGGTACCAGCCGAGCAGTTAGCAACGGAGCAACATGGCGCCAGCGAATTAAGCCCTGAGCAACTGCTGCAATACCAGAAGCAATTTGGCTACTCTCGCGAAGAGCTTGAGCAAGTGATCTGGGTGCTGGCAAAACAAGGCGAAGAAGCCACAGGATCCATGGGCGACGATACGCCTATGGCGGTATTGTCGAAAAAGTCACGCTCGCTCTATGACTACTTCCGCCAGAAATTCGCTCAGGTAACCAACCCTCCTATCGATCCACTGCGTGAAAAGCACGTAATGTCTCTGGCGACCTGTATCGGCCGCGAGCAAAACCTCTTCAACGAAACCACTGGTCATGCCTATCGGGTGATGTTCAACTCACCGATATTATTATTCAGTGATTTCAACCAATTACTCGGATTAGATAGCACTTACTATCGCGCCAATATCGTCGACTTAAACTACGATCCGAAGGAAAGCTTAGAGCACGCTATCCGCCGCATCACCTCGGAAGCCGAGCGTTTAGCTCGCAGTGGCACCACGCTGCTGATTTTATCCGACCGTGCGATTGATAAATCGGCGCAGGTGATCCCAGCGGCCATGGCAGTTGGCGCAGTACAACAAATGCTGGTGAGTAAGAGCCTGCGCTGCGATACCAACATCATTGTTGAGACCGCCTCGGCCCGGGATCCGCACCACTTTGCGGTGCTGCTCGGTTTTGGTGCTACGGCGATTTATCCGTATCTAGTGTATGAATCAATCTCTGATCTGGCGAAACGCCATCAGTTGACTGATACCACGGCGCTGATGCTGAACTTCCGCTACGGCATCGAGAAGGGCCTGCGTAAGATCATGTCGAAGATGGGGATCAGCACCGTCGGTTCCTACCGCTGTAGCCAACAGTTTGAGGCCATTGGTATTGCCAGCGATGTAATTGAACTCTGCTTTAAAGGCGTGGTGAGCCGTATCGAAGGCGCCAGCTTTGAGGATATCGCTCAAGATCAAGCGCTGCTGCATAAAGCCGCTTACCGCGCCCATGTGCCACTGCCACAAGGCGGTTTACTCAAATACGTAGATGGCGGTGAATACCACTGCTTCAACCCAGATGTGGTCAACACGCTGCAGGCGTCCTTAATCGACAAGAATTTTGCGACCTATAAGAAATTCGCCGAATTAGTCGATAACCGGCCGGTTGCCACCCTAAGGGATTTGATTGGCATTAAAGCTGACCAAGCCGCAATTGAACTGGATAAGGTCGAAGCTGCTAGTAACTTGTTCCCACGTTTTGACAGTGCGGCCATGAGTATCGGCGCCCTAAGCCCCGAGGCCCATGAGGCATTAGCCATCGCCATGAACCGTTTAGGCGGCCGCTCCAACTCGGGTGAAGGTGGTGAGGATGCTCGCCGCTTTAACACCGAACGTAACTCGGCGATTAAACAAATTGCCTCGGCACGTTTTGGCGTAACCGCCCATTACCTAGTCAATGCCGATGTGTTGCAGATTAAAGTCGCACAGGGCGCGAAACCCGGTGAAGGCGGACAACTGCCAGGGCATAAGGTGAGTGTAGAAATTGCAGGGCTGCGCCACGCGCGCCCAGGTGTAACCTTGATTTCACCACCACCGCACCATGATATTTATTCTATCGAAGACTTAGCCCAGCTGATTTTCGATTTAAAACAAATCAATACCAAGGCACTGATCTCCGTGAAGTTAGTGTCTGAGCCAGGTGTCGGCACTATCGCTACAGGTGTGGCAAAAGCCTACGCCGATATGATCACTATTTCTGGCTACGATGGTGGCACGGGCGCAAGCCCTATCACCTCGGTGAAATACGCCGGTAGCCCATGGGAACTCGGCCTTGCCGAAGTGCATCAATCTCTGGTGGAAAATGGTCTACGCCATAAGATCCGCTTGCAAGTCGATGGCGGCCTAAAAACTGGAACCGACGTCATCAAGGCGGCCTTACTCGGCGCCGAAAGCTTTGGTTTTGGGACTGTGCCTATGATTGCCTTAGGTTGTAAGTACCTGCGTATTTGCCACCTGAACAACTGCGCTACCGGTGTCGCAACTCAGGACAAGAAACTGCGCGATAACCACTACCACGGCTTACCAGAGCGAGTGATGACTTACTTTGAGTTTGTCGCCGAGGAAGTACGCGAGTGGATGGCAACGCTAGGAGTCAGCAAGTTCGAAGACTTAGTGGGCCGCAGTGAGTGGCTACATACCTTGGAAGGCCAGACCGATAAACAACGCGGACTCGATTTAGCGCCGATCCTGTATCAGCCTAAGGTCAGAGCCAGCACCTCGCGCACTTGGCAGGAAACCAATCCACCAGCGGATTTAGGCTTACTCAACCAACATCTGCTCAACGAGTGCCAGAGTGCGGTCGATAAGGGCGAGTGTTTCGATGCCGCTTACAGTATCAACAACACCGACCGCTCAGTGGGCGCACGCCTGTCGGGCTATATCGCGACTACCCTTGGGGTTAAAGGCACTAAGGCACCGATTAAACTCAGCTTTAATGGCAGTGCCGGCCAAAGTTTTGGGGTATGGAACAGCCCAGGCCTAGAGCTCAAGCTCTGCGGTGATGCCAACGACTACGTCGGTAAAGGCATGTCGGGCGGCAAGATTGTGATTTATCCACCGCTAGGGAGTCCGTTCCAGAGCGAGCGCAGCGCGATTGTCGGTAACACTTGCCTGTATGGCGCGACTGGCGGACGCTTCTTCGCTGCGGGTCAAGCGGGTGAACGCTTCGCGGTACGTAACTCGGGCGCCATTGCCGTAGTTGAAGGCTTAGGCGATAACGGCTGCGAATACATGACCAGCGGTATTGTAGTTGTGCTCGGAAAAACTGGGGTGAACTTCGGCGCAGGGATGACGGGCGGCTTTGCCTATGTCTTCGACCAATTTGGCCGCTTTAACCGCCGCGTGAATAACGAGCTTGTCGATACCCAAAAACTCGAGTCGCCTATTCATCAACAGCATTTGAAAGGCTTGATTGAAGAGCATGTGGCCGAAACCGGCAGTGAGCACGCGAAGATGATCTTAAGCGACTTTGCCAACTGGTTAGATTGCTTTGTTTTAGTGAAACCGAAAAATATCGCCGTTGCAGATCTGCTCAAATTAGAGCAATCGAGCCCGGAACTAGCAGTTAAAGCGGGGTAA
- a CDS encoding TIGR01212 family radical SAM protein (This family includes YhcC from E. coli K-12, an uncharacterized radical SAM protein.), with translation MGLDAYVNTFGAVCKAKYGERLRKLTIDAKFTCPNRDGTLGRGGCTFCNVASFSYQQAETFSISEQLQQGKARYKEAKPKLNADKFIAYFQAYTSTYDEYQVLMAKYDEAVKDSEIVGLCVGTRPDCVPDNVLDLLASYQQKGVDVWLELGLQTANNRTLHKINRGHDFACYCDTVARARSRGLKVCTHLILGLPGETHLDYMATLQAVLAQGVDGLKLHPLHVVEGSTMAKAWRAGRLPLLSIEEYAACVGELVRHTPKEVIFHRVTAYAKKPILLAPDWCGYRWNGLVAIVEDLARKGGQGAALARP, from the coding sequence ATGGGGCTCGATGCATACGTAAACACATTCGGTGCCGTGTGTAAGGCTAAATACGGCGAGCGCTTACGCAAGCTGACTATCGATGCCAAATTCACTTGCCCTAACCGTGATGGCACTCTGGGACGTGGCGGTTGTACCTTTTGTAATGTGGCCTCCTTTAGTTATCAGCAGGCGGAAACGTTCAGCATTAGTGAGCAATTACAGCAGGGGAAAGCCCGTTATAAAGAGGCGAAACCTAAGCTGAACGCAGATAAATTTATCGCGTATTTTCAAGCCTATACGAGTACCTATGATGAGTATCAAGTGTTGATGGCTAAATACGATGAAGCGGTCAAGGACAGTGAGATTGTGGGCCTGTGTGTCGGCACTCGCCCCGACTGTGTGCCAGATAATGTGTTAGATTTATTAGCGAGTTATCAGCAAAAGGGCGTCGATGTCTGGTTGGAGCTTGGATTGCAAACTGCCAATAATCGCACCTTGCATAAGATTAACCGTGGGCACGATTTTGCTTGTTATTGCGATACAGTTGCACGGGCCAGAAGCCGAGGCCTAAAAGTTTGTACTCACCTTATCTTAGGCTTACCCGGTGAAACTCACCTCGATTATATGGCGACACTGCAAGCGGTGCTGGCGCAGGGCGTCGACGGCTTAAAGCTACATCCATTACATGTCGTCGAGGGTAGTACGATGGCGAAAGCTTGGCGTGCAGGACGCTTACCCTTGCTCAGTATTGAGGAGTATGCGGCTTGTGTCGGTGAACTGGTTCGGCATACACCGAAAGAGGTGATTTTTCATCGGGTGACCGCCTATGCGAAAAAACCGATACTACTCGCGCCTGATTGGTGCGGCTATCGTTGGAATGGGTTAGTGGCAATTGTTGAGGATCTTGCGCGTAAGGGTGGACAAGGCGCGGCATTAGCGCGACCATAA
- a CDS encoding Hpt domain-containing protein encodes MATVELETILDLNTLEQYCSAIGAGTLLKSVVLFEQLMPEYVGNLVKANEAADKDTLCSEAHKFKGAAGSVGLKRIQQIAQLLQHGEEARWEAEHGTWVAQIVEFASADLQQLKQFLQAKA; translated from the coding sequence ATGGCCACAGTTGAATTAGAAACAATCCTAGATCTCAATACGTTAGAACAGTATTGTAGTGCGATTGGTGCCGGAACTCTGCTAAAGAGTGTGGTCTTGTTTGAGCAATTAATGCCTGAGTATGTAGGGAATCTAGTCAAGGCTAACGAAGCTGCCGATAAGGACACTTTATGCTCCGAGGCCCATAAATTTAAAGGTGCGGCGGGCTCAGTAGGTTTAAAACGTATTCAGCAAATTGCCCAGTTACTCCAACATGGTGAAGAAGCGCGTTGGGAAGCCGAGCATGGAACCTGGGTCGCGCAAATTGTTGAATTTGCAAGTGCCGATCTCCAGCAGTTAAAGCAATTCCTACAGGCTAAAGCTTAG
- the oxyR gene encoding hydrogen peroxide-inducible genes transcriptional activator OxyR, with protein sequence MKNLPSLKNLFYLVNLHQEQNFNRAAKVCFVSQSTLSSGIQNLEEQLGHQLIERDHKSFMFTAIGEEVVQRSRKILTDVDDLVELVKNQGEPMTGDIRLGCIPTIAPFLLSRVVKQCQQAYPAMSLLLKEDTTERLLDALGKGELDLLILALPVDTSGYHSMKVGIDPFKMVIHKDLVGGIHQPIDYQTLPDESIFLLQSEHCITGHAITACQLGDSAKVNPFAATSLHTLVQMVDSKLGTTFLPQMAIDAGILNDTDLVVMTPPGEAPYRDIGLVWRQTTSRILTFRTLGLLIQKLLTKEME encoded by the coding sequence ATGAAAAATTTACCTAGCCTCAAGAATTTATTCTATTTGGTGAATCTTCACCAAGAGCAGAATTTTAACCGCGCCGCTAAGGTGTGTTTTGTGAGTCAATCAACGCTGTCGAGCGGGATCCAGAATCTTGAAGAACAGCTTGGCCATCAATTGATTGAACGTGATCATAAATCCTTTATGTTCACCGCTATCGGCGAAGAAGTGGTGCAGCGTTCCCGCAAAATCCTCACGGATGTGGATGATTTAGTCGAACTGGTTAAAAACCAGGGCGAACCTATGACTGGTGATATCCGCTTAGGCTGTATTCCAACGATAGCGCCATTTTTATTAAGTCGCGTGGTTAAGCAATGTCAGCAAGCTTATCCGGCGATGAGTTTATTACTCAAAGAGGATACTACTGAGCGTTTGCTCGATGCCTTAGGCAAAGGGGAATTGGATTTACTGATCCTCGCCTTGCCTGTGGATACCAGTGGTTACCACAGCATGAAAGTCGGGATAGACCCCTTTAAGATGGTGATCCATAAAGATTTAGTGGGTGGCATTCATCAGCCTATCGACTATCAGACTTTGCCCGATGAGAGTATCTTCCTACTACAGAGTGAACACTGTATTACAGGGCATGCGATTACCGCTTGTCAGTTAGGTGACAGCGCTAAGGTGAATCCCTTTGCCGCAACCAGTCTGCACACTTTAGTACAAATGGTGGATAGCAAGCTGGGCACAACCTTCTTACCGCAAATGGCGATTGATGCTGGCATCTTAAATGATACCGATCTGGTGGTGATGACTCCGCCAGGTGAAGCGCCTTACCGCGATATCGGCTTAGTTTGGCGACAAACAACCAGCCGGATTTTGACCTTCCGTACCTTAGGTTTGCTTATTCAAAAGCTGTTAACCAAAGAAATGGAATAA
- a CDS encoding adenylate/guanylate cyclase domain-containing protein has translation MRARRQAKKLLFAILAWAIAMAAFVFFRYAQSPELPQWAVGSADLATLAVYMGIIFGSLHWMSNLIADFSAINRLPYVFSVIFKGLFLLLGATTLAYMTQFLNMWAIENHMSTLRQMLTAHILYSPSFQALIVYLVVVRVSLAFVEQMALLVGPRILLNIGLGKYHKPRYEQRLFLYLDMVASTTHAESLGDYRFSRLIQDSFSLLSDTVTNNEAEIYRYMGDAVLIHWPLEEGVVHDRCMNIYFEFSQQLNWQRRYFEEHYGFVPKFKAAAHCGQVVAAVVGVQKQEISFFSDVLNTLARLQDQCNPLGQRMLISGALAGRLDNPNSEYRLTNLGPVKLKGKQHSIEVFGVSPL, from the coding sequence GTGAGAGCACGTAGACAAGCGAAAAAACTTCTTTTTGCGATATTAGCTTGGGCGATAGCCATGGCTGCGTTCGTGTTTTTCCGATATGCACAGTCGCCAGAGTTACCACAATGGGCTGTCGGTTCGGCCGATCTCGCGACGCTTGCCGTCTACATGGGCATCATTTTTGGCAGCCTACATTGGATGTCGAACCTGATCGCCGACTTCAGCGCCATCAATCGTCTTCCCTATGTTTTCTCAGTGATTTTTAAAGGTTTGTTCCTGTTACTCGGGGCGACGACCTTAGCCTATATGACCCAGTTCTTGAATATGTGGGCCATTGAAAATCATATGTCGACCCTAAGGCAAATGCTCACGGCGCATATTCTCTATAGTCCGTCCTTCCAAGCTCTCATCGTCTATTTAGTGGTCGTACGGGTCAGCTTAGCCTTTGTCGAACAAATGGCACTCTTAGTTGGGCCGCGTATTCTGCTCAATATTGGTTTAGGTAAATACCATAAACCTAGGTACGAACAGCGTTTATTCCTTTATTTAGATATGGTTGCTTCGACAACCCACGCCGAATCCCTCGGGGATTACCGTTTTAGCCGTCTCATTCAAGACAGCTTTAGTCTGCTATCCGATACTGTGACCAATAACGAAGCCGAAATTTATCGCTATATGGGCGATGCCGTCTTGATCCACTGGCCGTTAGAAGAAGGCGTGGTGCACGACCGCTGCATGAATATCTATTTTGAATTTAGCCAGCAGTTAAATTGGCAGCGACGTTACTTTGAAGAGCACTATGGCTTTGTACCCAAATTTAAAGCGGCGGCACACTGTGGACAAGTGGTCGCTGCAGTGGTCGGTGTGCAAAAACAAGAAATTAGCTTCTTTAGTGATGTGCTAAATACCTTAGCCAGACTTCAAGATCAGTGTAATCCACTGGGGCAACGCATGTTGATCTCAGGCGCGCTGGCGGGCCGACTCGACAATCCCAATAGCGAATACCGCTTAACTAATTTGGGTCCAGTCAAATTAAAGGGGAAACAACACTCGATTGAAGTGTTTGGTGTTTCCCCTCTCTAA
- the mutH gene encoding DNA mismatch repair endonuclease MutH, producing MKPIIPPQNLSELLERANMMAGISLAQIAAHRGITVPKDLKRDKGWVGQLIEMELGATAGSKPEQDFLHLGVELKTIPIDSKGKPLETTYVCVAPLTNIEGLTWQDSLVCHKLQRVLWVPVEGERHIPVGDRRVGTPILWEPDLQEQRLLQQDWEEIMELIALGKVEKLTARHGEVLQLRPKAANSKALTQSIAEDGSLKMTNPRGFYLKTAFTAMLLNKVFG from the coding sequence ATGAAACCGATAATCCCTCCTCAAAATCTGAGCGAACTGCTCGAACGTGCCAATATGATGGCTGGCATCTCTTTGGCCCAAATTGCAGCCCACCGCGGGATTACTGTGCCTAAGGATCTGAAACGAGATAAGGGCTGGGTCGGACAACTCATTGAAATGGAGTTAGGTGCAACTGCTGGCTCAAAGCCCGAGCAGGATTTTCTCCACCTCGGCGTTGAGCTAAAAACCATTCCCATCGATAGCAAAGGCAAACCACTGGAAACCACCTATGTGTGTGTGGCCCCGCTAACCAATATCGAAGGCTTAACTTGGCAAGACAGCTTAGTGTGTCACAAGTTACAGCGTGTGCTCTGGGTACCCGTTGAGGGCGAGCGGCATATTCCTGTGGGAGATCGTCGAGTCGGCACCCCCATATTGTGGGAGCCCGATCTCCAAGAGCAAAGGTTACTGCAACAGGATTGGGAGGAGATAATGGAACTTATCGCCTTAGGTAAAGTGGAAAAACTCACCGCAAGGCATGGCGAAGTGTTGCAACTGCGCCCTAAAGCAGCCAACAGTAAGGCGCTGACCCAGAGCATTGCCGAGGACGGTAGCCTTAAAATGACCAATCCACGGGGTTTCTATTTAAAGACCGCTTTTACCGCCATGCTATTAAATAAGGTATTTGGTTAA
- the rppH gene encoding RNA pyrophosphohydrolase: MIDSDGFRANVGIIICNRYGQVMWARRFGQHSWQFPQGGVDDGETAEEAMYRELYEEVGLRPEHVTILTSTRSWLRYRLPKRLVRQDSKPVCIGQKQKWFLLQLKSQDSAINLSSSGHPEFDDWRWVSYWYPVRQVVSFKRDVYRKVMKEFAVTALSFQTQEIPRKRVRQRTTG; encoded by the coding sequence GTGATTGATAGCGACGGCTTTCGCGCAAATGTGGGCATAATAATTTGTAATAGATACGGCCAAGTCATGTGGGCCAGACGATTCGGACAACATTCATGGCAATTTCCTCAGGGCGGCGTCGATGATGGTGAGACGGCAGAAGAGGCGATGTACCGTGAATTGTATGAGGAAGTAGGCTTAAGACCTGAGCATGTCACTATATTAACCTCGACCCGTTCTTGGTTGAGATATCGTTTACCTAAACGTTTAGTGAGGCAGGACAGCAAGCCTGTGTGTATCGGCCAAAAACAAAAATGGTTTCTGTTACAACTCAAAAGCCAAGATAGTGCGATTAATTTAAGTTCTTCAGGCCACCCTGAGTTTGACGATTGGCGTTGGGTAAGTTATTGGTATCCTGTGCGGCAAGTTGTCTCATTTAAGCGTGATGTTTATCGTAAGGTCATGAAAGAATTTGCGGTAACGGCATTGTCATTCCAAACCCAGGAAATTCCGAGGAAGCGGGTAAGACAAAGAACAACGGGCTGA
- a CDS encoding sulfite exporter TauE/SafE family protein has translation MDSLLSVFFICLALGAFVGFMAGLLGIGGGLIVVPALLYILPSVGITSAQLPHIAIATSLAAIILTSISSARAHHKRGNVPWGLFRTMFPGIILGALMSGFIAEQIPAATLRQGFAVFVMLMAIQMAYPFKTESNRELPNSMILFVVAVIVAAIAGLMGIGGGVLLVPFLTYFGLQMRLAVGFSAATGLLISLSGSLGYIIAGFNAPDLPEGTLGYIYLPALFGLIITSIFMAPVGVKAASTWPTSVLKKIFALLLLCVGLKLILS, from the coding sequence GTGGATAGTTTGCTGTCGGTGTTCTTTATTTGCTTGGCTTTAGGCGCGTTTGTCGGTTTTATGGCGGGTTTATTGGGCATCGGTGGTGGCTTAATTGTCGTGCCCGCACTGCTTTATATCTTACCTTCTGTCGGTATCACTTCGGCTCAGTTACCCCATATTGCGATTGCCACATCCCTTGCGGCGATTATTTTAACCTCGATTTCTTCTGCAAGAGCGCACCATAAACGCGGTAATGTGCCCTGGGGATTATTTCGAACCATGTTCCCGGGGATTATTCTCGGCGCCTTGATGTCCGGCTTTATTGCCGAACAAATTCCGGCGGCGACCCTCAGACAAGGGTTTGCGGTATTTGTGATGTTAATGGCGATTCAAATGGCTTATCCCTTTAAAACCGAATCGAACCGAGAGCTACCAAACTCGATGATTTTGTTTGTGGTGGCCGTGATTGTGGCCGCGATTGCAGGATTAATGGGGATTGGCGGTGGCGTCTTGTTAGTGCCGTTTTTAACCTATTTTGGTTTGCAGATGCGCCTAGCGGTGGGATTTTCCGCCGCGACCGGATTATTAATCTCCTTGTCGGGCAGCTTAGGGTATATAATCGCGGGCTTTAACGCGCCGGATCTCCCTGAGGGAACCTTAGGGTATATCTATTTACCTGCGCTATTTGGCTTAATAATAACCTCAATTTTTATGGCTCCTGTAGGCGTTAAGGCGGCAAGCACTTGGCCTACCTCGGTCCTTAAAAAAATATTTGCACTTTTACTCCTGTGTGTCGGTCTCAAATTAATTCTGAGCTGA